Genomic window (Lycium barbarum isolate Lr01 chromosome 2, ASM1917538v2, whole genome shotgun sequence):
cactttttttttttttttatgttgcttgattttgttaatatggagtccacattttttttcccgtgagtttggagatggtgggttccactttatttacttctttttttttttaaatattggttggtgttttttttttaatattggttggtgttttttttgaattttttaatattggttggtgtttaatatggggaccacacttttttttaaagtattttaagtatgttgttgtacaataatttcatttacttccactaatgggttgatacgcatgtgacaataaatccatcattattgatttaattgttttattttctaagcacttttgtattttaagtatgttgatgtacaataattccatttgctccatctaatggattgatacgcatgtggcaatgaatccatcaagctatatgggcccacaattttgtttttcaaaaattggaaaacggatatatatatatatatatatatatatatatatatatatatatatatatatatatatatatatatatatatatatatatatatatatatatattttaagtatgttgctgtacaataatttcatttgctccactaatggattgatacgcatgtggcaataaatccatcattattgatttaattgtttgattttctaagcatttttgtattttaagtatgttgttgtacaataatttcatttgatccctctaatgggttgatacgcatgtgacaatgaatccatcattattgatttaattgtttgattttctaagcacttttttttttaacattgtttatttttttaatatgagattcactttttttttaatattggttgattttgttaatatggagtccacctttgttttcccgtgagtttggagatggtgggttccactttatttactttttttttttaaatattggttggtgttttttttttaatattggttggtgtttaatatggggaccacacttttttttaaatgcttaattggttggtgaATATGGGcaccacccttttttttttagtattttaagtatgttgctgtacaataatttcatttgcttccactaatgggttgatacacatgtgacaataaatccatcattattgatttaattgtttgattttctaagcacttttgtattttaagtatgttgctgtacaataattccatttgctccctctaatgggttgatacgcatgtggcaatgaatccatcaggctatatgggccgacaatttttttttcaaaaattggaaaacggatatatatatatatatatatatatatatatatatatatatatatatatatatataagtattttaagtatgttgctgtataataatttcatttggtcccactaatggattaatacgcatgtggcaataaatccgtcattattgatttaattgtttgattttctaagcatttttgtattttaagtatgttgctgtacaataatttcatttgctccctctaatgggttgatacgcatgtggcaatgaatccatcattattgatttaattgtttgattttctaagcacttttttttttaacattgtttatttttttaacatgggattcacttttttttttaatattgcttgattttgttaacatggagtccacttttttttttcctgtgagtttggagatggtgggttccactttatttacttctcttttttttttattactggttggtgtttaatatggggcccacaatttaatttttaaatattagtagttgttttttttttccccaccCATTTAGGAgaatttatagtgtttccacacttcccctccagtgtgactcgaacctaGGACCTATCGGTCgtaggtggaggtgcttaaccactgagtcaTCCTCACTTGtctattagtagttgtttaaaatatgtgggccacaattttttttttaatatttgtagttgtttttaaatattagtagttgtttaaaatatgtgagcCCACAATTTCTTTTTTGGGCCCTCAAACGGACGACGAATTCTTAGTGACTGACGACGATGATATAGAAACTGacgtttctatatagtagtaattaaAGGGATATTTGGTTCGACGATTAAGTAGGTTATTCCGATATACAATTTTGAACTAATGTTATTATtactatatataaaaaataactaAGGAATTTTTGTAGTCTTCACAAAAGTTTTTCATAAattatgacaaattttaattaattatttctaggtcttgatattattttttaaaatcaaatttattttttgtactaatggTCAACTTTTCAAAAGTTGTCGAACATCCTACCgtattttcattttaaaaaaaaaaaaaactctattcGGGCTCCGCATTGAAGCCCAATTAATCCACATTGGCGTTGCATGGACCTATTTGTGAGAAACACCGCCTACTACGAATTTTTCTATACCCATGCTCGAACCCCAACCAAGGAGCTTTATAGTCTTTACAAAAATTTCTCATTAAATGTaaaacttttcaattaattacttctaggtcctgatcttattttttaaagtcaaatttaGTACTCATGGTCAACTTTTCAAAAGCTGTCGAATAtcctaccctttttttttttttaattttctatctGATGTTCGATATCCGCATTAGAGCCTGATTAATCTGCATTCACGTAGCGTAGGACTTAttcgggggaagcgctccctactACCGATTTTTCTATAGACAGGCTCAAACTCGAGAGCCCTGGTTAAGGGAGGAATAACCCCATCCACTGCATTTTTTTTTCTGTAACTTTCTTCTATTGATCTTATCTATTAATCTAAAAATAGTCATATCTTTTACTTATACATTTATACTTTAATGAGCTCATATGtgtttaaaatatttttacaaaaataattttcagatagttttaaaaattattaaataatgtcatatagtgttgaaaatgaagacagtATTATCAGTCAAGATCGGGTTATCTTTAAAATGTCTTATTTGGTTAACGAAGATTATTCTTTTAAAACAGGGCAGAGTTAGAGTGTCGGCTACGGGTTTGATCAGATTCAGTAGCGTTTTGATTCAAATTttatatttgtcttaaaagttcataaatatgtatagattattaatttaaaatttaaaactttaaAAATTAGGATTCAGAACTCTTAAACTTTTAATTTAACTCTGCTCATGATTTGAGTAAATAAGTAAcgaaagttaaaatattaaaggaatAAAATGAAAGTTTTACTTGTagatattgaaaatatacttatttgaaaaataattattactaaaataaatgacatttttttaaatgaaatatttacttttatatcttgaattTAGACCCGAACTTAACACAGGCCTCGTAAAGCTAGTCTTATGTATAAATTTTATGCCATAATCATGAGACTATCCTAAGATAACTTGGTTTGGACCAAACATCCCCTACCTGTGTAATCGATCTCAATGACATTAATTATTTTCAGTCCTCCTTGTTTAATTTCCAGTACTGGTTAAGGGTTCACAATTCACTAATTTTAGATcaaattctatatttatatttaaaaagttagtattttaatatataaaaatAGTTTATCTACAATCCAATAAGTAAAAATTACCATCCAAAATTCATAAACTGAAAATTCTGACTCCACCTCTGTCCTCGTATATAATTCAAAGAAATCACAATAGATCCCTTACCGGAAGCTTTACAATATTTTTACCAGTACAAACTTTGATTACATAAAACTTGAAATCAGGAAACCAACGATCCAATACTTAGAACACAGCAACAAGAAGGAAAACATAGTAGATACGTAGTACTAAATGTTGATCAAATTATAACTACCTTCGACCAGAGTTACgagaattgttgttgttattagaAGGGCTCCACCTCTCTTATTACagtttcctcttcctcttcctctaccACGTCCCCTATTTTTTGTTGATGTTTGAGACCATCCAATCGCATTACAAAGGGTGCTTCCTATTGATACCATAGTTGTCACTGCATTTGCTATATCATGCAGCGTCTCCAGAGTACTCTTGCTGGAATTTGAGTTATTATTTTCTGCAAAGCACTCGAATTACTCCcttcattttaatttatttgtctgACTTTTAACTTGACATgaaattttaaaaagtaaaaaaaaaaaaattgaatcttaAATTAAATGGCAATATGATGCACTAAGCTTCCGCTATAAAAAAGAACCGGATCACAAAGCCACTAGGGTCTATTATATACAGCTTTTTTTGGCATTTCTGCAAGAAGCAAGAAGTTGTTGCCACGGCTAAAACTCATGATCTTCTAATCACATGGCAATAAATTTATCTATGTAAAATGTATTAAAATGCACTTTAATCTTGTGATAAGCGGTTGCCATAAAGGAAAAAGAGATTTTTTTAaatggaattaaaaaaaaagtaagacaaataaattgaaacggtGGAGTACCAGATTCATCTGAACTAAGAGGAGGCCTAGTTGATGATTGCCCTGACAAGGATTTCTCGTATTCGTATAGCATGGAACAAGACTTTGAAAAATTTGGGAGAGGACACTGAGATGAGATCTTATTTTGAGGAGCAAGTATTGAGAAGGTAAACCAGCGAGAAGTTGCAAAACCAAATCTTGATCTGATATTGGACTGTTGATTGCTGCTAGAGAATCGGCTGTGCATTTTAATTTCTTCACATAGGATTCGATGGTTTCATGATCTTCCTTTTTGGTACTGTGAAGGTGCATTTTCAGTTGAGCTTGCTTGACCTGATCTTGAGCTAAAATAGTTTCATCTTTTGAATCCATTTCAGTCTTGGGCATAGAGTTGGAGGAACCATCACCTTTCTCCTTTGGAATACTCATAGTTGGTTTTTAGCAAGTGAACTCTATCTCTCTGGTTAGTGTACCAATCTGAATAGGTTTGGACTTTGGACGACCCTCTAAGGCTGAAGACCATATGAGTCTATAGAATAAATTTTTTtctgtgaattttttttttttacggcaaagggtcaaatatatccctgtactattggaaaatGGTCAAATATATCTTTCTTATACTTGTTCAAATATATCACTGTCGTTATACTATTGGTCCATATATACTCCTCATCCGCTAAGTTTGTCCAAGATGATGcactgacatttgatgaggtggatgccacgtggcatgccacctcagcgGCCTTAAACTCGTTTTACCCATTAAAATTTTCTTACCCTCCACCACAATTGCCACCGTTACTGCCACTCTAATTTATTTGTTTAACTTGAAAGATGAAACTTTGTCATAACCGGCAAGCCTCTTGAAGTGTTCTTCAGCAATCTCTTCGAATCAAATGGTGTGGCTAAATGCATGCGATATCGAGTCACTAGTATATattgtaataaaataaaataaaaagggaaatataCCACAAGTGTGTGATCCACTCATGGAATTGAATATCTCCCTGAGCTTCATTTCCAAGATCTACATGTAACTTAGTGTGTGTTCGGTATAAAGGAAAACATTTATAATTTTCTCATATTCGTTtgatcaaaatttttgaaaaatattttctttaggaaaataagttccttaaaaataaaaaatgatttttttttggacTACTTTAATTAAATTAAAGTAGGAAAAAGAAGTCCACAAATGACATTTGACCAACCACCCTACCACCACTCAACCCACCCGCCAACCACCAAACCCCAACAACTACACCATGCACCTACCCCACCCACCatacccaccccacccccaccccccgccacaaatattttttaaacaaaagtTTCTACATTTTATTTTTTGAGTCTTCTACACCACCCATCCCCCCTCTTCCCGTCCCATGCCCATGGGACCCCTCACTCCCCTCTAAAAAATattgtttttcttaaaaaaagttttagaaagtttttttgtttgattttttacaCCACCACCCatcaatttttaatttttttaaagtttttttttctatAGACACATTCGCCCCCTCCCCCGGGCACCCCTTACCCCCTCCataattttctacttcatatttaattttactTTATAAAAATGAAAAGTTTGCGTAGTTAAATTTGGTGTGGTGCGGGTGGGTTGGGGTGGGGTTGAGTGGTGGTGAGGGATAGTGGGTGGCGATGGGGTGGATAAGAAAAAAATttctcattttttataaaagtaaaacaaaatatatgaaatagaaaattttgGAGAGGGTGCGTGAGATAGAGCGGTGGTGTGGGGTTAGGGTGGGTGGTGGCTTGGGGTAGggtgggtgaagatgaagtgcGTTGGAGGGTGATGGTTGGGTGGGGGTGGGATTTGGTTGGGGGTGGGTGCTTGGGGTGGGTTGGTGGGTGGTAGGTGTGGGGAGGGTGTGGTATGGGGAGggtgtggtatggggtggtgCGGTTGGGGTGGGGTTGTGGGGCTTAGGTGATATTTTTCGAAAAATGTTTTTTACCGagcatgagaaaataagtaagaaattcacttatttttcactaccctaccgaacatgagaaaataaataGAAATTTGCTTATTTTTAGGAACACATTTTCCAGGAAACATTTTCTATAGAACACATTTTCCTCCATCCCGAACACAAATCCTTAGAGTAAAAAAAACGTTTCTTATCTAAAATATACATAGTCCCAACCGTAGGgacttagtagctcagttggttggctatctGAACTTTCATCTTATTAGTGAGGGTTTGAATCCCCATGTCGTAATTCCCTTTCCCATTTTTCCTTTCTCTACGCCCCTacgtaataaaaataaatttgtaaaaaaaaaaaaaattaaaaaaatacatAGTCCCAACCAAAAGTCATCATCGTTAAGTATTTGAAACCTATCGGCATAGTTTGTCTCTGCTACAAACTGTATTCAGGATCTTACTCTTAGATTGTCACCATCTGAACCttttaaaaaatatgtatatTAGACATTGAAATAAAATGCgtgaagaaagagagagaaagagaggaatCCAACGTGGGTAGGGAATAAGTTTGAAAGAGTACGTAATTATATATTAAAATACTatctaataaataaataattatagtAAAAGATGAAAAGTTGACTAATAACTTTTTGGGCTAATAAAAGGTACTAAGGATAACTGCATATGTAAAagtcaaaaaaggagaaaaaaaaaatccaaactaTAGGTCGTAGTCAAACCTGTTAACCGGTTTTAATCGATAATCGGACCGgctaaaccggaaccggaaccggaactggaaccggttaaccggttccgattAACGGTGTAatagtttaccggtccggttccgatattttggaaaccggaaccggtttaaccggtgaaaattaaaaaaaatatatataaaaaaaaaatatatatagtatataagtatatatatataagttatatagtatacttaaacatatataagt
Coding sequences:
- the LOC132629328 gene encoding uncharacterized protein LOC132629328 translates to MSIPKEKGDGSSNSMPKTEMDSKDETILAQDQVKQAQLKMHLHSTKKEDHETIESYVKKLKCTADSLAAINSPISDQDLVLQLLAGLPSQYLLLKIRSHLSVLSQIFQSLVPCYTNTRNPCQGNHQLGLLLVQMNLKIITQIPARVLWRRCMI